In Cupriavidus basilensis, the following proteins share a genomic window:
- a CDS encoding DNA-binding protein, with amino-acid sequence MTPDAVDPLRLEAEVEQLRHLHADTRTLYREVCGLLFFRYGITPTTNKLYQLVRKGSMGTPAQALQQFWQDLRARSRVTIDHPDLPDSLKQVAADAVQTIWRAAGEAVLAELAATRQDIEAQEQVVAAERDAAQMAFADAQAALTALEREREALRAECRQLQEQVAQARGAEAAASTHREALQSELLAAREQAGAARSDFLAELERMREQLEAMEARGDAAVRRAQLELDQERTARRQSDRGLDAARVEVDRLRDMQRQEAVAAAEALGSWQAQAQAAQVRCAALQDAQESGQQQLGAAQEALAEMTRRAERAETERDLSRELLGNWRDGAKVRSGARRKAAA; translated from the coding sequence ATGACGCCAGACGCTGTAGATCCCCTTCGCCTCGAAGCCGAGGTCGAGCAGTTGCGGCACCTTCACGCCGACACGCGCACGCTCTACCGCGAGGTGTGCGGGCTGCTGTTCTTTCGCTACGGCATCACGCCCACCACCAACAAGCTCTATCAACTGGTGCGCAAGGGCAGCATGGGCACGCCGGCCCAGGCGCTGCAGCAGTTCTGGCAAGACCTGCGCGCCCGTTCGCGGGTCACGATTGACCATCCCGATCTCCCCGACAGCCTGAAGCAGGTGGCTGCCGACGCCGTCCAGACCATCTGGCGCGCCGCCGGCGAAGCCGTCTTGGCCGAACTCGCCGCGACGCGCCAAGACATAGAGGCGCAGGAGCAAGTCGTCGCGGCCGAGCGGGATGCCGCGCAGATGGCTTTCGCCGACGCTCAAGCCGCGCTCACCGCGCTCGAGCGCGAGCGCGAGGCGTTGCGGGCTGAATGCCGCCAGTTGCAGGAGCAGGTGGCGCAGGCGCGCGGCGCCGAAGCAGCCGCATCGACGCACCGGGAGGCCTTGCAGAGCGAACTGCTGGCGGCGCGCGAGCAGGCGGGCGCCGCGCGCAGTGATTTCCTGGCGGAGCTGGAGCGCATGCGCGAGCAACTCGAAGCGATGGAGGCGCGCGGGGACGCTGCCGTGCGGCGTGCCCAACTGGAATTGGACCAGGAACGCACGGCGCGGCGCCAGAGTGACCGGGGACTCGATGCGGCGCGGGTGGAGGTGGATCGCTTGCGCGACATGCAGCGGCAGGAAGCGGTGGCCGCGGCCGAAGCGCTGGGTAGTTGGCAAGCCCAGGCGCAGGCGGCGCAGGTACGTTGCGCGGCGCTGCAGGACGCGCAGGAGAGCGGACAGCAACAACTGGGTGCCGCCCAGGAGGCCTTGGCAGAAATGACCCGGCGGGCCGAGCGTGCCGAGACTGAACGGGACCTGTCGCGCGAGTTGCTGGGCAATTGGCGCGACGGCGCCAAGGTGCGATCCGGGGCACGGCGCAAGGCCGCCGCCTAA
- a CDS encoding H-NS family nucleoid-associated regulatory protein, producing the protein MGAYQDGAIGPDTGRFIGGRLFRAHSGTATLPQNAEGQTWDGRGERPDWFQRAINAGQQPEFFQID; encoded by the coding sequence CTGGGTGCGTATCAAGATGGCGCAATCGGGCCTGACACTGGCCGATTTATTGGCGGCCGGCTGTTTCGCGCCCACAGCGGCACGGCCACGCTACCGCAAAATGCCGAGGGGCAAACCTGGGATGGGCGAGGGGAGCGTCCCGACTGGTTTCAGCGGGCCATCAACGCCGGACAGCAGCCGGAATTCTTTCAGATCGACTGA
- a CDS encoding helix-turn-helix domain-containing protein has translation MSRVHQPSARELLALNIRRLRAAYAWTQEDLAWQADMDRSFLAHVERAARNLSIDVIERLALALEVPVAELFRVPDVTPPRKRAPRH, from the coding sequence ATGTCCCGTGTCCATCAGCCCTCCGCTCGTGAATTGCTCGCCCTGAATATTCGGCGACTGCGCGCGGCCTATGCATGGACGCAGGAAGATCTGGCCTGGCAAGCGGACATGGACCGTTCGTTTCTGGCACACGTCGAAAGGGCGGCCCGCAATTTGTCGATCGACGTCATTGAACGGCTGGCGCTCGCCCTGGAAGTCCCGGTCGCGGAACTGTTTCGCGTGCCAGACGTGACGCCCCCGCGCAAGCGCGCCCCGCGTCATTGA
- a CDS encoding HAD domain-containing protein, with protein MILFLDYDGVLHPDAAYLVNGRPQLRAAGSLFMWAPILVEALAPYPQVQIVLSTSWVRVLKSFSRTQAYLPAALQARVIGATWHSAMARHHEGAHRIDASWFSELTRYAQIARYVARSGLRAEHWLAIDDDSEGWPVALRDHLVETDGALGLASASTRCDLTQRLQGMAASTLSGK; from the coding sequence ATGATTTTGTTTCTGGACTACGACGGTGTTCTGCACCCCGATGCGGCCTATCTGGTCAATGGCCGGCCTCAATTGCGTGCGGCAGGCTCGCTGTTCATGTGGGCGCCGATTCTCGTGGAAGCTCTCGCCCCCTATCCCCAGGTCCAGATTGTTCTCTCCACGTCGTGGGTGCGCGTGCTCAAGAGCTTCAGCCGAACCCAAGCCTATCTGCCCGCTGCGTTGCAGGCGCGCGTGATCGGCGCTACTTGGCATTCGGCCATGGCGCGACACCATGAGGGTGCGCACCGCATCGACGCGAGCTGGTTCAGCGAACTCACGCGGTATGCCCAGATCGCGCGATACGTTGCGCGATCTGGGCTGCGGGCCGAACATTGGCTGGCCATCGACGACGACAGCGAGGGCTGGCCCGTCGCGCTGCGCGACCACTTGGTCGAGACGGATGGGGCGCTGGGGCTTGCGAGCGCGTCGACACGGTGCGACCTGACCCAGCGACTGCAGGGGATGGCCGCAAGCACGCTCAGCGGGAAGTGA
- a CDS encoding helix-turn-helix domain-containing protein, whose product MPRPLPDPKPPSRATIRTIHQLGDRIRATRAGKRMPIDQAARHCGVSVGMLSKLENGKGVNLEHALRALDGLGLAMLVVPRAHAPWLEQAAAHTAKIGEDAARRQHAWLEE is encoded by the coding sequence ATGCCACGACCACTACCTGATCCGAAGCCACCGTCGCGTGCGACGATTCGCACCATTCACCAACTGGGCGACCGCATTCGAGCAACGCGGGCAGGGAAAAGGATGCCCATTGACCAGGCGGCAAGACATTGCGGGGTCTCGGTCGGCATGCTGTCCAAGCTCGAGAACGGCAAGGGCGTCAATCTCGAGCACGCCCTGCGTGCGTTGGACGGACTGGGTTTGGCGATGCTGGTCGTTCCCAGGGCGCATGCGCCTTGGCTTGAACAGGCAGCGGCCCATACGGCCAAGATCGGCGAGGACGCGGCCAGGCGACAGCACGCCTGGCTGGAAGAGTAG
- a CDS encoding tyrosine-type recombinase/integrase → MELLPIKPLDGLAAPLPTPLERLRLTPALSGAAGSNRAPASATRIAAADDLAAVTAWLARYADSTATLTTYRREVERLILWTVLQVGKPLSSLTHEDLLAYERFLADPQPAARWVLAGSKKLARGHPDWRPFAGPLSPSSVRHAMVILNALFAWLTEAGYLAGNPLALARRRRAPTRARITRYLSHDLWETVKDTVAAMPTETARERRHAARCRWVLTVLYLGGLRASELTATPMGAFFCRRDGQGIERWWLEVTGKGNKTRLVPATDELIAELARYRRAHDLPPTPQFGETRPLVLPVIGREGGEKPLSRGALHLILKEVFGMAAERLRARGPEWGAQAAVLASASAHWLRHTAGSHMTDQQVDLRYVRDNFGHSSLSTTSGYLHSEEDARHEATQERHRIGWIRKA, encoded by the coding sequence ATGGAACTGCTCCCGATTAAACCTTTGGATGGCCTGGCCGCCCCGCTTCCCACCCCGCTGGAGCGCCTGCGCCTGACCCCGGCGCTGTCCGGCGCGGCCGGCAGCAACCGCGCGCCCGCCAGCGCCACGCGGATCGCCGCGGCCGACGACCTGGCCGCCGTCACCGCCTGGCTCGCGCGCTATGCCGACAGCACCGCGACGCTCACCACTTATCGCCGCGAGGTGGAGCGGCTGATCCTGTGGACCGTGCTCCAGGTGGGCAAGCCCTTGTCCTCGCTGACGCACGAAGACCTGCTCGCCTACGAGCGCTTCCTCGCCGATCCGCAACCCGCCGCGCGCTGGGTGCTGGCCGGCAGCAAGAAGCTTGCACGCGGCCACCCCGACTGGCGCCCGTTTGCCGGGCCGCTGTCGCCGTCCAGCGTGCGCCACGCGATGGTGATCCTGAACGCGCTGTTCGCCTGGCTGACCGAGGCGGGCTACCTGGCCGGCAACCCGCTTGCCCTCGCCCGCCGCCGGCGCGCCCCCACCCGAGCGCGCATCACCCGCTATCTGAGCCACGACCTGTGGGAAACGGTCAAAGACACCGTCGCGGCCATGCCGACCGAGACCGCGCGGGAACGCCGGCACGCCGCGCGCTGCCGGTGGGTGCTGACCGTGCTCTATCTGGGCGGCCTGCGCGCCTCCGAGCTGACGGCGACCCCCATGGGCGCGTTCTTCTGCCGGCGCGATGGCCAGGGCATCGAGCGCTGGTGGCTCGAGGTGACCGGCAAAGGCAACAAGACCCGGCTGGTGCCGGCGACCGACGAACTGATTGCCGAACTCGCGCGCTACCGTCGCGCCCACGACCTGCCGCCTACCCCGCAGTTCGGGGAGACGCGGCCACTGGTGCTGCCGGTGATTGGCAGAGAGGGTGGCGAGAAACCCCTGTCACGCGGCGCGCTGCACCTGATCCTGAAAGAGGTGTTTGGCATGGCCGCGGAGCGCCTGCGGGCGCGCGGGCCCGAGTGGGGGGCGCAGGCCGCGGTGCTGGCCAGCGCCTCGGCCCACTGGCTGCGCCACACCGCCGGCTCGCATATGACCGACCAGCAGGTCGACCTGCGTTATGTGCGCGACAACTTTGGGCACAGCTCGCTGTCGACGACGAGCGGCTATCTGCACAGCGAAGAGGATGCGCGGCACGAGGCCACGCAGGAGCGGCACCGCATCGGATGGATCAGGAAAGCATAA
- a CDS encoding DUF4345 domain-containing protein has translation MHRLSQIYLAVSALAFLLIGLHTFHDPATAMAGLDMQPHSVNAFNEIRANYGGMHLGISLLLALGLLSKAWRKPSMWINVVFTSGLVLGRLVSISADGWPNDLVRMLLGIEAAAAFTGLALLCFLNKHDARSSMR, from the coding sequence ATGCATCGCCTCTCTCAAATATACCTGGCCGTTTCGGCACTGGCTTTCCTGCTAATTGGCTTGCATACGTTTCACGACCCCGCTACGGCAATGGCGGGCCTCGATATGCAACCCCATTCGGTGAATGCCTTCAATGAGATCCGTGCCAACTACGGTGGCATGCATCTCGGTATCAGTCTGTTGCTGGCCCTGGGTCTACTCTCGAAGGCGTGGCGAAAGCCCTCGATGTGGATCAACGTCGTGTTCACCAGCGGCCTGGTGCTCGGGCGGCTGGTCAGCATTTCCGCTGACGGGTGGCCAAATGATCTCGTTCGAATGTTGCTTGGAATCGAAGCAGCAGCGGCATTCACCGGCCTAGCGCTGTTGTGCTTCCTCAACAAACATGATGCGCGCTCTTCCATGAGATGA
- a CDS encoding GMC family oxidoreductase has protein sequence MSDLLIMKTATYDYIVIGAGSAGCVLASRLSEDPSVKVLLIEAGAPASSIFVQMPAGIRVLYKSQKFNWRYWTEPQTQLDNRNIYIPRGKVVGGSSSINSMIAIRGNRSDYDNWASQGLSGWDYESLRPYFRKIEDASLVTKARNDDRGYAGPIRLSYGTQQNAISTAFIESAVSAGMPENNGFNGASQVGAGFYELTIAEGKRSGAYRYLDRAGNRSNLTLMANCKVRRILLAGKRAQGVVIEDGWEEVELRADREVILTAGAIASPQLLMLSGIGPAKHLQSIGIAPVVDLQGVGENLQDHLDCAIRLEASQPNTLTPYIGLVRGGMAGARYLLSGGGPASSQGVEAGAFYNSDRNPDLPEWQAHLIIALRNPPPNEKVPHGFAVRVCQLRPKSRGVLRLRSSDPSDSPRIDPRFLSDESDLESLVRGVERTCEIVDQPALRKYIKRRLDIDAFSTGAARKAWIRSHAETIYHPVGTCRMGVDDNAVVDEELKVRGVENLRVIDGSVMPTIISGNTNLPIMAMAEKAADLIRNSRTSAR, from the coding sequence TTGAGTGATCTCCTGATTATGAAAACCGCTACATACGACTACATTGTTATCGGCGCCGGCTCGGCAGGGTGTGTTCTCGCTTCTCGGCTGAGTGAAGATCCCAGCGTCAAGGTACTGCTGATAGAGGCGGGCGCTCCCGCGTCATCCATCTTTGTTCAGATGCCGGCAGGGATCCGGGTTCTCTATAAGAGCCAAAAATTCAACTGGCGCTATTGGACGGAGCCCCAGACACAACTGGACAATCGGAATATTTATATACCCCGGGGCAAGGTGGTGGGCGGTTCATCCTCGATCAATTCCATGATTGCTATCCGGGGGAACCGATCCGATTACGACAACTGGGCATCTCAGGGCCTGTCGGGCTGGGACTATGAATCCCTTCGTCCGTACTTTCGAAAGATTGAGGATGCATCACTGGTAACGAAGGCGAGGAATGACGATCGCGGGTACGCGGGTCCGATTCGCCTGTCATACGGCACGCAGCAAAACGCCATATCGACTGCGTTCATAGAGAGCGCAGTATCGGCCGGTATGCCGGAGAACAACGGATTCAATGGGGCGTCGCAGGTAGGCGCAGGATTCTACGAGCTTACGATTGCCGAGGGAAAGCGATCCGGTGCTTATCGTTACCTGGATCGAGCAGGTAACCGATCCAATCTGACATTGATGGCGAACTGTAAAGTCCGCAGGATTCTCCTTGCCGGAAAGCGAGCGCAAGGCGTAGTGATTGAGGATGGATGGGAGGAGGTGGAGCTTCGCGCGGACCGCGAAGTGATTCTGACAGCAGGGGCCATTGCCTCACCGCAACTCCTGATGCTTTCGGGGATCGGACCGGCCAAACATCTGCAGTCGATTGGTATCGCTCCCGTGGTCGATCTGCAAGGCGTCGGTGAGAACCTTCAGGACCATCTTGATTGCGCGATTCGCTTAGAAGCGTCGCAGCCCAATACGCTCACGCCCTATATCGGCCTGGTAAGAGGCGGAATGGCAGGAGCTCGCTATCTTCTTTCAGGAGGCGGGCCGGCTTCCTCTCAAGGCGTTGAGGCAGGAGCATTTTACAACTCCGACAGAAATCCGGATCTGCCTGAGTGGCAGGCCCATCTGATCATTGCGCTGCGCAATCCACCGCCTAACGAAAAAGTTCCCCACGGATTTGCAGTCCGCGTATGCCAGCTGCGTCCAAAAAGTAGAGGCGTGCTGCGACTGCGTTCTTCAGATCCGTCCGATTCTCCCCGAATCGACCCTCGCTTCCTCTCAGACGAGTCTGACCTGGAGAGTTTGGTGCGCGGCGTGGAACGCACGTGCGAGATTGTCGACCAGCCGGCGCTCCGGAAGTACATCAAACGAAGGCTCGACATCGATGCTTTCTCCACCGGTGCAGCCCGTAAGGCATGGATACGCTCGCATGCGGAAACCATCTATCACCCGGTTGGCACGTGTCGCATGGGAGTCGACGACAACGCTGTTGTTGACGAGGAGTTGAAAGTGCGCGGGGTTGAGAACTTGAGAGTAATTGATGGATCTGTGATGCCAACGATCATCAGTGGGAACACGAACCTTCCCATTATGGCCATGGCAGAGAAGGCCGCAGACTTGATACGAAATTCACGCACATCCGCTCGTTGA
- a CDS encoding DUF4286 family protein, with protein MVKFTYLVLTNAVPGREEEFNRWYTEQHLPDVLRVPGVVSAQRFSRTEQQRKAGPHPWQYLALYNCEAADPQVVTDGIQARVNTAEMQMSDTVGDVKYGCYFEPITEVIRSK; from the coding sequence ATGGTCAAGTTCACCTATCTGGTACTCACGAACGCGGTTCCGGGGCGTGAAGAAGAGTTCAATCGCTGGTATACCGAGCAGCACCTTCCAGACGTGTTGCGCGTACCGGGCGTGGTGAGCGCACAGCGCTTCAGTCGCACGGAGCAGCAGCGAAAAGCGGGGCCTCATCCGTGGCAGTACCTGGCACTCTATAACTGCGAGGCCGCTGACCCGCAGGTCGTCACAGATGGGATCCAGGCTCGCGTCAACACAGCGGAGATGCAAATGAGTGACACGGTGGGCGATGTCAAATATGGTTGCTATTTCGAGCCAATCACCGAGGTGATTCGCAGTAAGTAG
- a CDS encoding MFS transporter gives MQHHPRRGSTPTPQRVRDVLKPISGAAVGNMLEWFDYSLYGYLSATLAKVFFPSSDPIVSLIAAFAAFSVAFVTRPLGALFFGSLGDRLGRRDTLAIVVGLISVSTGLVGVLPGYEAIGIAAPLLLVALRMIQGFSAGGEAGGALAFLAEYAPTRRRGVVIGFFGMSAGIGALSGSGLVLAITSIFGQTAVEAWAWRLPFLIAGPIGLGAFWLRLRIEETPAFRLHLEREGAAQAPLREALRDDWRSIVKCLGVAISHGIPYYLILAYLPSYLVSTGRLSSGQALAASGLAFLGSVIVIPFAAALSDRVGRRPVAFTAALAYLVVALPLFRIVVGSTPEVVIATMASVGVLMGMYGSAPFCMMTELFPTRTRYSAMSVGYNVAMVLFGGTAPLISASLTKLTGNPSSPAYFMMGGAVLSIFAILASPETSRVPIDELGQSDEHIRRVRMALKASARVE, from the coding sequence ATGCAACATCATCCCCGAAGAGGTTCGACCCCCACCCCCCAGCGGGTCCGGGATGTTCTCAAGCCGATCTCCGGTGCCGCCGTGGGAAACATGCTGGAGTGGTTTGACTACTCGTTGTATGGCTATCTTTCCGCCACCCTGGCGAAGGTGTTCTTCCCAAGCAGCGACCCGATCGTTAGCCTGATAGCGGCTTTCGCGGCATTCTCCGTCGCATTCGTTACCCGACCACTCGGCGCTCTGTTTTTTGGATCGCTGGGAGACCGGCTTGGACGGCGCGATACGCTCGCGATTGTCGTTGGTTTGATCAGCGTTTCGACGGGGTTGGTCGGTGTCCTACCGGGATACGAGGCGATTGGCATCGCCGCTCCTTTGCTGCTGGTAGCCCTACGCATGATTCAGGGATTTTCCGCGGGAGGCGAAGCAGGTGGAGCACTCGCATTCCTTGCCGAGTACGCCCCGACACGCCGGCGTGGCGTTGTGATCGGGTTCTTCGGTATGTCGGCTGGAATTGGTGCGTTGAGCGGATCCGGTCTTGTTCTGGCGATCACCAGCATTTTTGGTCAGACGGCAGTTGAGGCATGGGCCTGGCGATTGCCCTTCCTGATCGCTGGTCCGATTGGGTTGGGTGCGTTCTGGCTGCGGCTGCGCATCGAGGAAACACCGGCATTCCGGTTGCACTTGGAACGCGAGGGCGCGGCACAAGCACCATTGCGCGAAGCCCTTCGTGACGACTGGCGAAGCATTGTCAAATGTCTTGGCGTAGCGATCTCACACGGCATCCCTTACTACTTGATCCTGGCGTATCTCCCGTCTTATCTCGTGTCAACTGGACGGTTGAGTAGCGGGCAAGCTCTAGCGGCGTCCGGCCTGGCCTTTCTGGGTTCAGTGATTGTGATCCCATTCGCTGCAGCGCTATCCGACCGCGTGGGTCGACGACCCGTCGCCTTTACGGCGGCATTGGCATACCTCGTCGTTGCGCTTCCTTTGTTCCGGATCGTCGTGGGCTCGACACCAGAGGTGGTAATTGCCACGATGGCTAGCGTCGGGGTATTGATGGGGATGTATGGCAGCGCGCCGTTCTGCATGATGACGGAGTTGTTTCCGACACGCACACGCTACAGCGCCATGTCGGTAGGCTACAACGTGGCCATGGTGCTATTTGGCGGCACCGCTCCTTTAATCAGCGCTTCTCTGACGAAGCTGACCGGAAACCCTTCATCACCCGCCTATTTCATGATGGGGGGCGCAGTGTTGTCTATTTTTGCCATCTTGGCGTCTCCTGAAACGTCACGAGTACCGATTGATGAGCTCGGACAGTCGGACGAGCACATTCGCCGCGTGCGCATGGCGCTCAAGGCATCGGCTCGCGTTGAGTGA
- a CDS encoding sterol desaturase family protein produces the protein MSRSVKKVSRTVNAEGHQFDQTVGKPSEQESKLPSDMMNWLHSIFGKSVDWKQAFMLSMVPLFIIAFSLETLINRRRRAESTLNWKEVWANIALGTTYQIMEPLGVALVTGSIYAWVYSKRLFDIPVDGWTILPIILSVEFCYYWFHRASHRIRWFWAAHVVHHTGENMNFTTAARQSMLNVVAGSFIFFLPPVLLGVPPAAVALILAVNLSYQYFIHTELIRRLPGWIEYIFNTPSHHRAHHGRNDQYIDKNYGGMLIIFDRMFGTFEEERETVQYGITQQIKSYNILVLNLHEFVDMWRDVMSPGPVWQRLQHLWRPPEWVRRGHEPIHTWTVDRNEPTGSESTPTPSTSAT, from the coding sequence ATGTCGCGAAGTGTCAAGAAAGTGTCGAGGACTGTCAATGCGGAGGGTCACCAGTTTGATCAAACTGTCGGCAAGCCAAGCGAACAGGAGTCTAAATTGCCGTCCGATATGATGAACTGGCTGCATTCCATATTTGGGAAGTCCGTGGATTGGAAGCAGGCGTTCATGCTCAGCATGGTTCCTCTCTTCATCATTGCATTCAGTCTCGAGACCCTGATCAATCGAAGGCGTAGAGCCGAATCGACACTGAACTGGAAAGAGGTGTGGGCGAACATCGCATTGGGCACCACTTACCAGATCATGGAGCCCCTGGGAGTGGCTCTTGTGACAGGATCCATCTATGCGTGGGTATATTCAAAACGTTTGTTTGATATCCCGGTGGACGGTTGGACCATTCTCCCAATCATTCTGTCGGTCGAGTTCTGCTACTACTGGTTTCATCGCGCCAGCCATCGAATCCGCTGGTTTTGGGCGGCGCACGTCGTTCATCATACCGGCGAGAACATGAACTTCACTACGGCGGCACGACAATCGATGCTCAATGTGGTCGCTGGGAGTTTCATCTTTTTCCTTCCTCCCGTGCTCCTCGGTGTGCCGCCGGCCGCAGTCGCACTCATCCTGGCCGTGAATCTGTCCTATCAGTATTTCATTCATACCGAACTGATCCGCCGCCTTCCTGGCTGGATTGAGTACATCTTCAATACACCGTCCCATCACCGTGCCCATCATGGCCGAAACGACCAATATATCGACAAGAACTACGGTGGCATGTTGATCATTTTCGATCGCATGTTTGGCACTTTCGAAGAAGAACGGGAGACGGTGCAATACGGCATCACCCAACAGATTAAGTCCTACAATATCCTGGTGCTGAATCTCCACGAGTTTGTCGACATGTGGCGTGACGTGATGTCACCGGGGCCCGTGTGGCAGCGACTGCAACACCTGTGGCGGCCGCCGGAATGGGTGCGCCGTGGTCATGAACCCATCCACACATGGACGGTGGACAGGAACGAGCCGACCGGCAGTGAGTCGACACCCACTCCGTCAACGTCCGCTACCTGA
- a CDS encoding AraC family transcriptional regulator codes for MSAPTAYYASTYVNLLFDYLQDQGLDAVHVLGESSPNCQEVRLYALDHWRRLLERAAEVCNDPLLGLHVGQRIAPAHLGVLGYALGACPDVGAVLQRWQQYDRVVANVTPAELRTEGKSVVMTWPRSTEPTGPLVDETALAAMTRFTRAMTDGDVRLEEVCFVNATPQDTTPYLAYFGCPVKFDQPETSLRFPVDLLQAPLRQPDEALLRIMELQVQALLGAMPKMDDMEHAIRQAVAGLARQGEVSLETVASSMHMTPRTLQRRLDKLGLKFRELRDDTRRRIAENYLKDPRLSLAEVAWILGYSEHSAFTRAFRRWTSQSPQAWRREMDA; via the coding sequence ATGTCCGCGCCCACCGCTTACTACGCCAGCACCTACGTGAACCTGCTTTTCGACTACTTGCAGGACCAAGGGCTGGATGCCGTGCATGTGCTGGGGGAATCCAGCCCTAATTGCCAGGAAGTGCGACTCTACGCGCTCGATCACTGGCGGCGTTTGCTTGAGCGTGCCGCCGAGGTTTGCAATGATCCGCTCCTCGGATTGCACGTTGGCCAGCGCATTGCGCCTGCGCATCTCGGCGTGCTTGGATACGCACTTGGGGCTTGCCCTGACGTCGGGGCTGTCTTGCAACGCTGGCAACAGTACGACCGTGTGGTTGCAAACGTAACGCCGGCGGAGCTAAGAACCGAAGGTAAGTCCGTCGTGATGACGTGGCCCCGTTCGACGGAACCAACGGGGCCGCTCGTTGACGAAACGGCCTTGGCTGCGATGACCCGTTTCACGCGAGCCATGACAGATGGTGATGTGAGGCTGGAGGAGGTGTGCTTTGTTAACGCAACACCTCAAGACACCACCCCTTATCTTGCATACTTCGGCTGCCCGGTGAAGTTCGACCAACCGGAGACGAGTCTGCGCTTCCCCGTCGACCTTTTGCAGGCGCCTCTGCGTCAACCTGATGAAGCGCTACTGCGAATCATGGAGCTTCAGGTACAGGCTCTGCTGGGTGCCATGCCGAAGATGGATGACATGGAACATGCCATCAGGCAAGCGGTAGCCGGGCTCGCGCGTCAAGGCGAAGTGAGCCTTGAAACAGTGGCTTCCTCCATGCACATGACCCCCCGCACGTTGCAGCGGCGACTCGACAAACTGGGTCTGAAATTTCGCGAGCTACGTGACGACACGAGACGCCGGATTGCAGAGAATTACCTAAAAGATCCACGGCTTTCGCTCGCTGAGGTGGCCTGGATACTTGGGTACTCGGAGCACAGTGCATTTACTCGCGCATTCCGGAGATGGACATCGCAGAGCCCGCAAGCCTGGCGCCGCGAAATGGATGCGTGA